From the genome of Chania multitudinisentens RB-25, one region includes:
- a CDS encoding DASS family sodium-coupled anion symporter — translation MDKLTPLKPVPSLIAIIVALIIWFVIPVPEGVAPNAWHLLALFIGTIVAIIGKAMPIGAVSIIAIALVALTGVTNPGKPAAALDDALSGFSNQLIWLIGFAIMISLSLNKTGLGARIGYYFISLFGKKTLGIAYALTMAETVLAPVTPSNTARGGGIIHPIMKSIADSFGSKPELNTSSTIGRYLALVNYNINPITSAMFITATAPNPLVVNLIAKGAGSEFELTWSMWAIAALVPAICSLVVMPLVVYLLYPPEIKSTPDAPRFAQEKLEALGVVTLAEKITLGVFALLLILWAGVPAMIFGPELAVNPTTAALIGLAILLATGVLSWDDVLKHKGAWDTVVWFAALVMMATFLGKLGLIGWLSKTVGTGIDNMGMSWIGGTILLTLIYLYSHYFFASTTAHVTAMFAAFFAAGIALGAPPALLGLILAFSSSLMMSLTHYATGTAPIIFGSGYATLGEWWKTGFVMSVVNLLIWMVIGGVWWKWLGYW, via the coding sequence ATGGATAAATTAACGCCGCTTAAGCCTGTCCCTTCACTGATTGCCATTATTGTTGCTCTGATTATCTGGTTCGTCATTCCTGTGCCGGAAGGGGTTGCTCCTAATGCCTGGCATTTACTGGCGCTGTTTATCGGTACTATTGTTGCCATCATTGGCAAGGCGATGCCGATCGGTGCGGTTTCCATTATTGCTATCGCACTGGTGGCATTGACCGGGGTCACCAATCCTGGCAAACCGGCTGCTGCACTGGATGATGCACTCAGTGGCTTTTCTAACCAACTGATCTGGCTGATCGGCTTTGCCATCATGATCTCCCTCAGCCTGAATAAAACCGGGTTAGGCGCGCGTATTGGCTACTACTTTATTTCGCTGTTCGGCAAGAAGACGTTGGGGATTGCCTATGCGTTGACCATGGCAGAAACCGTACTGGCCCCGGTGACGCCGAGTAATACCGCGCGTGGCGGCGGGATTATTCACCCGATCATGAAGTCGATCGCTGACAGTTTTGGCTCAAAGCCTGAGTTGAATACCTCCAGTACCATTGGCCGCTATCTTGCGCTGGTGAACTACAATATCAACCCGATCACGTCTGCCATGTTTATCACGGCAACCGCACCTAACCCGCTGGTGGTTAATTTAATCGCTAAAGGCGCTGGTTCTGAGTTTGAGCTTACGTGGTCAATGTGGGCGATCGCCGCGCTGGTTCCCGCGATCTGTTCGTTGGTGGTAATGCCGCTGGTGGTCTATCTGCTGTACCCGCCGGAAATTAAAAGCACCCCGGATGCGCCTCGTTTCGCGCAGGAAAAACTGGAAGCGCTCGGGGTGGTGACGCTGGCAGAGAAAATCACGCTGGGGGTGTTTGCCCTGTTGCTGATCTTGTGGGCTGGAGTTCCAGCCATGATCTTTGGCCCGGAACTGGCGGTGAATCCGACGACCGCCGCATTGATCGGTTTGGCTATCTTATTGGCGACGGGCGTATTGAGCTGGGATGACGTGCTGAAACACAAAGGAGCTTGGGATACGGTAGTGTGGTTTGCCGCATTGGTGATGATGGCGACCTTCCTGGGCAAACTTGGGTTGATTGGTTGGTTGTCGAAAACCGTAGGAACGGGCATTGATAATATGGGGATGAGCTGGATCGGCGGGACCATACTGCTGACGCTGATCTACCTGTATTCACACTATTTCTTTGCCAGCACCACCGCGCACGTTACCGCCATGTTTGCCGCATTCTTTGCCGCCGGTATTGCGCTGGGTGCACCGCCTGCTCTGCTCGGCCTGATTCTGGCGTTTTCTTCCTCACTGATGATGTCCTTAACCCATTACGCCACTGGCACTGCGCCGATTATCTTTGGCTCCGGTTACGCAACGCTGGGGGAATGGTGGAAAACCGGTTTTGTGATGAGCGTGGTCAACCTGCTGATCTGGATGGTGATCGGCGGTGTGTGGTGGAAGTGGCTGGGTTATTGGTAA
- the leuB gene encoding 3-isopropylmalate dehydrogenase — MTKTYHIAVLPGDGIGPEVMAQAHKVLDAVRQRFGIRISTSEYDVGGIAIDRHGTPLPAATVAGCEQADAILFGSVGGPKWEHLPPAEQPERGALLPLRKHFKLFSNLRPARLYQGLEDFCPLRADIAARGFDILCVRELTGGIYFGQPKGREGQGMHERAFDTEVYHRFEIERIAHIAFESARKRRGKVTSIDKANVLQSSILWREVVNQVAKDYPDVSLSHMYIDNATMQLIKDPSQFDVLLCSNLFGDILSDECAMITGSMGMLPSASLNEQGFGLYEPAGGSAPDIAGKGIANPIAQILSATLLLRYSLGADEAADAIERAINQALEQGYRTADLAGAGKAISTDEMGDIIARFVVQGA; from the coding sequence ATGACGAAGACTTACCATATTGCCGTCTTGCCCGGAGATGGCATCGGCCCAGAAGTAATGGCCCAGGCACACAAAGTGTTGGACGCGGTTCGCCAGCGCTTTGGTATCCGCATCTCCACCAGCGAATATGATGTTGGTGGTATTGCCATCGATCGCCACGGTACTCCACTGCCTGCGGCTACCGTCGCGGGTTGTGAACAGGCTGATGCCATTCTGTTCGGTTCGGTCGGCGGCCCCAAATGGGAACATCTGCCACCCGCAGAACAACCTGAACGTGGCGCGCTGCTGCCGTTGCGTAAGCACTTCAAACTGTTCAGCAACCTGCGCCCAGCGCGGTTGTATCAGGGGTTGGAAGATTTCTGCCCACTGCGCGCCGATATCGCCGCCCGCGGCTTCGATATCCTGTGTGTCCGTGAACTGACCGGCGGTATTTACTTCGGCCAGCCGAAAGGCCGTGAAGGCCAGGGCATGCACGAACGTGCTTTCGATACCGAGGTGTATCACCGTTTTGAAATCGAGCGTATTGCTCATATTGCGTTTGAGTCCGCCCGCAAACGCCGTGGCAAAGTCACGTCCATCGATAAAGCCAACGTGCTGCAAAGTTCGATTCTGTGGCGTGAAGTGGTTAATCAGGTTGCCAAGGATTATCCAGATGTGTCGCTGTCGCACATGTATATCGATAACGCCACCATGCAGTTGATCAAAGATCCATCCCAGTTCGATGTGCTGCTGTGTTCCAACCTGTTTGGCGACATTCTGTCTGATGAGTGTGCAATGATCACCGGCTCAATGGGCATGTTGCCTTCTGCCAGCCTGAACGAACAAGGCTTTGGCCTGTATGAACCCGCTGGTGGTTCAGCGCCAGACATCGCAGGCAAAGGCATTGCCAACCCGATTGCACAAATTCTGTCAGCCACACTGCTGCTGCGCTACAGCCTGGGCGCAGATGAAGCCGCAGATGCGATTGAGCGCGCCATCAACCAAGCGTTGGAACAGGGCTACCGTACCGCCGATTTGGCTGGCGCTGGCAAAGCAATCAGCACCGATGAAATGGGGGATATCATCGCCCGCTTCGTGGTTCAGGGGGCATAA
- the leuD gene encoding 3-isopropylmalate dehydratase small subunit, producing MAKFTQHTGLVVPLDAANVDTDAIIPKQFLQKVTRTGFGQHLFNDWRFLDDAGQQPNPEFILNQPRYQGASILLARENFGCGSSREHAPWALTDYGFKVVIAPSFADIFYGNSFNNQLLPVTLSEQDVDTLFKLVAENEGTEFVVDLENQTVNAGGKSYPFEIDSFRRHCMINGLDSIGLTLQHEAAISRYEAQQPAFLN from the coding sequence GTGGCTAAATTTACTCAACATACCGGTTTAGTGGTGCCTTTGGATGCGGCTAACGTCGATACCGATGCCATTATCCCGAAGCAGTTTTTACAGAAAGTAACGCGTACCGGTTTCGGCCAACACCTGTTCAACGACTGGCGTTTTCTAGACGATGCCGGCCAGCAGCCTAACCCGGAGTTCATCCTGAACCAACCGCGTTACCAAGGGGCCAGCATCCTGTTGGCACGTGAAAACTTCGGTTGTGGTTCTTCCCGTGAGCATGCGCCTTGGGCTTTGACCGATTATGGCTTCAAAGTGGTGATTGCACCGAGCTTCGCCGATATCTTCTACGGCAACTCGTTCAACAACCAGTTGCTGCCGGTCACTTTAAGCGAACAAGATGTCGATACGCTGTTTAAGCTGGTCGCTGAAAACGAAGGAACTGAGTTTGTAGTGGATCTGGAAAACCAGACGGTGAATGCCGGGGGCAAAAGCTATCCGTTTGAGATCGACAGCTTCCGCCGCCACTGCATGATAAATGGTTTGGACAGCATCGGGCTGACGCTGCAACATGAAGCGGCTATCTCGCGCTATGAGGCCCAACAGCCAGCGTTTCTGAACTAA
- a CDS encoding sugar efflux transporter has protein sequence MNFKRWLPRRFNPVFAAFLIVAFLSGIAGALQAPTLSLFLTTEVKVRPLWVGLFYTLNAVAGIIVSFLLAKRSDTQGDRRRLILLCCLMAVGNSLLFAFNRDYLTLITAGVLLAAIANTAMPQIFALAREYADHSAREVVMFSSVMRAQLSLAWVIGPPLSFMLALNYGFTVMFLVAAAIFVISALLVWLILPSVPRAQVEISVDSPPIAPISAWRDPDVRLLFLASMLMWTCNTMYIIDMPLYITADLGLPERLAGLLMGTAAGLEIPAMLLAGYYVKRFGKRNMMLFAVAAGVLFYAGLALFKFKAALMVLQLFNAVFIGIIAGIGMLYFQELMPGRPGAATTMFTNSISTGVILAGILQGALVENFGHYAVYWLITLLAMLALWMCARVREV, from the coding sequence ATGAATTTCAAACGCTGGCTGCCACGCCGTTTCAATCCCGTTTTTGCTGCTTTTCTGATCGTTGCCTTTCTTTCTGGTATTGCTGGTGCGTTACAGGCGCCTACGCTGAGTTTATTTCTTACCACCGAGGTGAAAGTTCGCCCATTATGGGTTGGGCTGTTTTATACCCTGAATGCCGTTGCCGGGATTATCGTTAGTTTTCTGCTGGCGAAACGTTCAGATACGCAGGGTGATAGGCGCAGGCTGATCCTGTTGTGTTGCCTGATGGCGGTGGGCAATAGCCTGCTGTTTGCATTCAACCGTGATTATTTAACGCTGATTACCGCCGGTGTTCTGTTGGCGGCGATAGCCAATACGGCCATGCCGCAGATTTTTGCGCTGGCACGTGAATATGCCGATCATTCAGCCCGTGAAGTGGTGATGTTCAGTTCAGTCATGCGTGCCCAGCTTTCATTAGCTTGGGTAATTGGCCCACCGTTATCGTTCATGTTGGCGCTGAATTACGGTTTTACCGTCATGTTTCTGGTTGCGGCGGCGATTTTTGTTATCAGCGCATTGTTGGTGTGGCTGATACTGCCTTCAGTACCGCGAGCGCAGGTTGAAATCAGTGTGGATTCCCCCCCAATCGCCCCTATCAGTGCCTGGCGCGACCCTGATGTGCGTCTGTTATTTTTGGCTTCAATGCTGATGTGGACCTGCAACACCATGTATATCATCGATATGCCGCTGTATATCACCGCCGACCTTGGTCTACCGGAACGGCTGGCGGGTTTGTTGATGGGCACTGCCGCGGGGTTGGAAATCCCAGCGATGCTGTTAGCGGGTTATTACGTCAAACGTTTCGGCAAACGTAACATGATGCTGTTTGCGGTCGCCGCAGGCGTGTTGTTCTATGCCGGGTTGGCCTTGTTCAAGTTCAAGGCCGCATTGATGGTGTTGCAGCTGTTCAATGCTGTCTTCATCGGCATTATTGCCGGGATCGGTATGCTGTATTTTCAGGAATTGATGCCGGGGCGGCCGGGAGCGGCCACGACCATGTTTACCAACAGTATTTCCACCGGGGTGATCCTGGCGGGGATATTACAAGGTGCATTGGTTGAGAATTTTGGACATTACGCTGTTTATTGGTTGATAACTTTATTAGCGATGCTGGCGCTTTGGATGTGTGCCAGAGTGCGGGAAGTGTGA
- the leuA gene encoding 2-isopropylmalate synthase produces the protein MSQQVIIFDTTLRDGEQALQASLSVKEKIQIAMALERMGVDVMEVGFPVSSPGDFESVQTIARQIKNSRVCGLARCVDHDIDVAAEALRVAEAFRIHVFLATSTLHIESKLKRSFDEVLEMAVRSVKRARNYTDDVEFSCEDAGRTPIDNLCRVVEAAINAGATTINIPDTVGYTTPNQFGGIITTLYNRVPNIDKAIISVHCHDDLGMAVGNSIAAVQAGARQVEGTLNGIGERAGNCSLEEVIMAIKVRQDIMNVHTNINHQEIYRTSQLVSQLCNMPIPANKAIVGSNAFAHSSGIHQDGVLKNRENYEIMTPQTIGLKDVQLNLTSRSGRAAVKHRMEEMGYKEQDYNLDVLYAAFLKLADKKGQVFDYDLEALAFINKQQEEPEHFSLDYFSVQSGSSIMATASVKLICGNEEKAEAATGNGPVDAVYQAINRITEYPIELVKYQLTAKGQGRDALGQVDIVVSYQGRRFHGVGLATDIVESSAKAMIHVLNNIWRSQQVEKEKQRLQQTKQQNNQETV, from the coding sequence ATGAGCCAACAAGTTATTATTTTCGATACCACATTGCGTGATGGTGAGCAGGCCTTGCAGGCCAGTCTGAGTGTGAAAGAAAAAATTCAGATCGCCATGGCGCTGGAAAGAATGGGGGTCGATGTGATGGAAGTCGGTTTCCCGGTTTCTTCCCCAGGGGATTTTGAGTCCGTACAAACCATCGCACGCCAGATCAAAAACAGCCGGGTTTGTGGCCTGGCCCGCTGTGTAGACCATGATATTGACGTTGCCGCCGAAGCGCTGCGCGTAGCCGAAGCTTTCCGCATTCATGTGTTTTTGGCCACTTCCACCCTGCACATTGAATCAAAATTAAAACGTTCCTTTGATGAAGTGCTGGAAATGGCCGTGCGTTCTGTGAAACGAGCACGCAACTACACTGATGATGTCGAATTCTCTTGCGAAGATGCAGGCCGTACACCAATTGATAACCTGTGTCGCGTCGTGGAAGCCGCCATCAACGCCGGAGCCACTACCATCAACATCCCTGATACTGTCGGTTACACTACGCCAAACCAATTCGGCGGCATTATCACCACTTTGTACAACCGTGTACCTAACATTGATAAAGCTATTATTTCCGTTCATTGCCACGACGATCTGGGAATGGCAGTGGGTAACTCCATCGCCGCAGTACAGGCCGGCGCCCGCCAGGTAGAAGGCACATTAAACGGTATCGGGGAACGCGCGGGTAACTGTTCATTGGAAGAAGTGATCATGGCGATCAAAGTTCGCCAGGATATTATGAATGTGCATACCAATATCAACCATCAGGAGATTTACCGCACCAGCCAATTGGTCAGCCAGCTGTGTAATATGCCCATTCCGGCCAACAAGGCCATCGTCGGTTCCAATGCGTTTGCTCACTCTTCCGGTATCCATCAGGACGGCGTGCTGAAGAACCGTGAGAACTACGAAATCATGACTCCGCAAACTATCGGCCTGAAGGATGTGCAGTTAAACCTGACTTCACGCTCTGGCCGTGCAGCGGTAAAACACCGTATGGAAGAGATGGGCTACAAAGAGCAGGATTACAATCTGGACGTTCTGTATGCTGCCTTCTTGAAGCTGGCCGACAAAAAAGGTCAGGTATTCGATTACGATCTGGAAGCTCTGGCCTTCATCAATAAGCAACAGGAAGAACCCGAGCATTTCAGCCTGGATTACTTCAGCGTACAATCTGGTAGCAGTATTATGGCTACTGCCTCAGTCAAATTGATTTGTGGTAATGAAGAAAAAGCCGAGGCAGCAACCGGTAACGGCCCGGTGGATGCGGTTTATCAAGCCATCAACCGTATTACCGAATACCCGATCGAACTGGTGAAATACCAGTTGACCGCCAAAGGCCAGGGCCGCGACGCACTCGGCCAGGTTGATATCGTCGTGTCTTACCAAGGCCGCCGCTTCCATGGCGTGGGTCTGGCAACTGACATTGTTGAATCTTCCGCCAAGGCAATGATTCACGTATTAAATAATATCTGGCGCTCACAGCAGGTAGAAAAAGAAAAGCAGCGTCTGCAACAAACCAAACAGCAAAATAATCAGGAAACGGTGTGA
- the leuO gene encoding transcriptional regulator LeuO has protein sequence MSEYNSGTVLEKENGDIHLRSVDLNLLTVFDAVMQMQNITRAANSLGMSQPAVSNAVARLKIMFNDELFVRFGRGIQPTMRARQLFGPVRQALQLVQNELPGAGFDALSSERTFTFSICSPLDIRLTAKIINNVKNMAPYVRLQTKSYLNDNIEHQLRYQETEFVIGYTCFEQLEFRNVALFEDELSLVAAQSHPRLGDRVTQEQMLAEQHAVISLERFCSFSKPYYIEEVTQRSIMQQCTDLFSVLNIVAMTEMVAITPRWFAEQHVQALQLKIIPLPWDEKNITCYLSWHESAERDKGHQWMKSVLSQSELLR, from the coding sequence ATGTCTGAATATAATTCAGGAACTGTCTTGGAAAAAGAAAATGGCGATATTCATTTGCGCAGCGTGGATCTTAATTTACTGACTGTCTTTGATGCAGTCATGCAGATGCAGAATATTACTCGGGCTGCCAATTCGCTGGGTATGTCTCAGCCAGCGGTGAGTAATGCTGTCGCGCGTTTGAAAATCATGTTTAATGATGAGCTATTTGTGCGTTTTGGCCGAGGCATTCAACCAACCATGCGTGCGCGCCAGCTTTTCGGACCAGTACGCCAAGCACTGCAACTGGTACAGAATGAGCTGCCTGGTGCGGGATTTGATGCCCTGAGCAGTGAACGTACTTTCACGTTTTCTATCTGTAGCCCGTTGGATATCCGCCTGACTGCAAAGATAATCAATAATGTCAAGAATATGGCACCTTATGTACGTTTGCAGACCAAGTCCTATCTGAACGATAACATTGAGCACCAACTGCGTTATCAGGAAACTGAATTTGTTATTGGCTATACCTGCTTTGAGCAGCTTGAGTTTCGAAATGTTGCCTTATTTGAGGATGAACTGAGCCTGGTGGCAGCGCAGTCACACCCGCGGTTAGGGGATCGTGTTACTCAAGAACAAATGCTGGCTGAGCAGCATGCGGTTATCTCATTAGAACGTTTCTGTTCCTTCAGCAAGCCTTATTATATCGAAGAAGTGACACAGCGGAGCATCATGCAACAATGCACCGATCTGTTCAGCGTATTGAATATCGTAGCGATGACAGAAATGGTGGCCATTACTCCGCGTTGGTTTGCTGAGCAGCATGTGCAAGCATTACAGCTAAAAATTATTCCATTACCTTGGGATGAAAAAAATATCACCTGTTATCTTTCCTGGCATGAATCTGCTGAGCGTGACAAAGGCCATCAGTGGATGAAATCCGTTCTTAGCCAGTCAGAATTATTACGTTAA
- a CDS encoding AMP-dependent synthetase/ligase yields the protein MTNNLQQYHLTQRIQHQIVQRAGCIAFRQWSPQGETQLTWSQVDTHVNHIASGLLALNVDVQERIAIFANNCMAWSLADLAILQLRAVSVPLYATNTAAQAAFILNDADIRIVFVGAQEQLDAAIALRGVCPQLTHIIVFDDAADLRGCEIAQYLSHFEREVDIERFDAVRQERIADRELQDLFTLIYTSGTTGEPKGVMLDYRNMAAQLQLHDDRLTVTEEDVSLSFLPMSHVFERAWSFFIMHSGAQNVYLPNTDWVREAMAEVQPTLMCAVPRFYEKIFSAVHEKVARAPWLRRALFHWAMVCGERKFLQERAGRPLGKLFDLSHRWADKLVLSKLRAILGGRVRFLPAAGAKLDDNVILFFEAMGVNIKYGYGMTETCATVSCWEEHHFRFGSIGKPLPGVEVRIGDENEIQVRGPTVMRGYFNKPLETANTFTADGWLKTGDAGMIDDDGNLFITERLKDLMKTSGGKYIAPQMLEGTLAQDRFIEQVAIIADARKFVSALIVPSFELLEEYAKSINLKYQDRLELLRNSHIIEMFENRLRDRQKELALFEQVKKFTLLPAAFSMELGELTPTLKLRRKVILQRYQNEIESMYQEKS from the coding sequence ATGACCAACAATTTACAGCAATACCATCTGACCCAACGTATACAGCATCAAATCGTCCAGCGCGCTGGCTGCATTGCCTTTCGCCAGTGGTCTCCTCAGGGTGAGACGCAATTGACCTGGTCACAGGTGGATACTCATGTGAATCATATTGCCAGTGGGCTTCTGGCACTGAATGTTGATGTGCAGGAGCGTATTGCAATCTTTGCCAATAATTGTATGGCTTGGTCGCTGGCCGATCTGGCCATTCTGCAACTACGTGCTGTCAGTGTGCCATTGTATGCAACCAACACCGCAGCACAGGCCGCTTTTATCCTCAATGATGCCGACATTCGCATTGTTTTTGTGGGTGCGCAGGAGCAACTGGATGCTGCTATTGCGCTGCGTGGTGTATGCCCGCAACTTACCCATATTATTGTGTTTGATGACGCAGCTGATCTGCGTGGTTGCGAGATTGCCCAGTATCTGAGCCATTTTGAACGTGAAGTAGATATTGAACGCTTTGATGCGGTACGTCAGGAAAGAATCGCCGATAGAGAGCTGCAAGATCTGTTTACGCTGATCTATACCTCTGGCACGACCGGTGAACCGAAGGGGGTCATGCTGGATTACCGTAATATGGCGGCGCAACTGCAACTGCACGACGATCGCCTGACGGTAACGGAAGAGGACGTTTCACTCAGTTTCTTGCCGATGTCGCATGTTTTTGAGCGGGCTTGGAGCTTCTTCATCATGCATTCCGGCGCTCAGAACGTCTATCTGCCGAATACTGACTGGGTGCGTGAAGCGATGGCTGAGGTGCAGCCAACGCTAATGTGTGCGGTGCCGCGTTTTTATGAAAAAATCTTCAGTGCGGTGCATGAAAAGGTGGCGCGTGCTCCTTGGTTGCGCCGGGCTTTATTTCACTGGGCGATGGTTTGTGGCGAACGGAAGTTTTTGCAGGAACGTGCAGGTAGGCCACTTGGTAAACTGTTCGATCTTTCCCATCGCTGGGCGGATAAGCTGGTGCTAAGTAAGCTGCGTGCAATCCTGGGAGGGCGAGTACGTTTTCTGCCAGCGGCTGGAGCCAAACTGGATGACAATGTCATCCTGTTTTTCGAAGCGATGGGGGTTAACATCAAGTACGGCTATGGCATGACGGAAACTTGTGCCACAGTTTCTTGTTGGGAAGAACATCATTTCCGCTTTGGTTCGATCGGCAAACCGTTGCCCGGTGTGGAAGTACGTATCGGCGACGAGAATGAGATCCAGGTGCGCGGGCCGACCGTGATGCGTGGTTATTTCAACAAACCGTTGGAAACGGCGAATACCTTTACCGCTGATGGTTGGTTGAAAACCGGTGATGCGGGCATGATTGATGACGACGGCAATCTGTTTATTACCGAGCGGTTGAAAGATCTGATGAAAACTTCCGGCGGTAAATATATTGCACCACAAATGCTTGAAGGTACGCTGGCACAGGATCGTTTTATTGAACAGGTGGCAATTATTGCCGATGCGCGCAAGTTTGTTTCTGCGCTGATCGTGCCGAGTTTTGAGTTGCTGGAAGAGTATGCCAAATCGATTAACTTGAAGTATCAGGATCGGCTTGAACTGCTGCGCAATAGCCACATTATTGAAATGTTTGAAAACAGATTACGTGACAGGCAAAAAGAGCTGGCGCTATTTGAACAGGTGAAAAAGTTTACTCTGTTGCCCGCTGCATTTTCTATGGAATTGGGAGAACTGACGCCCACGTTGAAGCTGCGACGCAAAGTGATCCTACAGCGTTACCAGAATGAAATTGAATCGATGTATCAGGAAAAATCATGA
- the leuC gene encoding 3-isopropylmalate dehydratase large subunit, with protein sequence MAKTLYQKLYDAHVVHEAPNETPLLYIDRHLVHEVTSPQAFDGLRAMGRKVRQPGKTFATMDHNVSTQTKDINASGEMARIQMQELIKNCAEFGVSLYDLNHPFQGIVHVIGPEQGMTLPGMTIVCGDSHTATHGAFGSLAFGIGTSEVEHVLATQTLKQGRAKTMKIEVTGDAAEGITAKDIVLAIIGKTGSAGGTGHVVEFCGKAIEALSMEGRMTLCNMAIEMGAKAGLVAPDDTTFNYLQGRQFAPTGANWEQAVAYWRTLKSDADAKFDTVVTLRAEDIAPQVTWGTNPGQVIAVNQVIPAPESFSDPVERASAEKALAYMDLKPGIKLTEVAIDKVFIGSCTNSRIEDLRAAAAIAKGRKVASGVQAIVVPGSGPVKAQAEAEGLDKIFIEAGFEWRLPGCSMCLAMNNDRLNPGERCASTSNRNFEGRQGRGGRTHLLSPAMAAAAAVTGHFADIRELH encoded by the coding sequence ATGGCCAAGACCTTATATCAGAAATTGTACGATGCCCACGTAGTGCATGAAGCACCGAACGAAACGCCGCTGCTGTACATTGACCGCCATCTGGTGCATGAAGTCACCTCTCCACAGGCCTTCGACGGCTTACGTGCAATGGGGCGTAAAGTGCGGCAACCAGGCAAAACCTTTGCCACCATGGATCACAACGTTTCAACTCAAACCAAAGACATCAACGCCAGCGGTGAAATGGCCCGCATTCAGATGCAGGAGCTGATCAAAAACTGTGCGGAGTTTGGTGTCTCGCTGTATGACCTGAATCACCCCTTTCAGGGCATTGTGCACGTTATCGGCCCAGAGCAAGGCATGACGCTGCCAGGCATGACCATTGTCTGTGGTGATTCCCATACCGCCACTCACGGCGCATTCGGTTCACTGGCCTTCGGTATCGGCACGTCGGAAGTTGAACACGTGTTGGCAACCCAAACGCTGAAACAGGGCCGTGCCAAAACCATGAAGATTGAAGTGACTGGCGATGCCGCCGAAGGCATCACCGCCAAAGACATCGTGCTGGCGATCATCGGTAAAACCGGCAGTGCGGGCGGTACTGGCCACGTCGTGGAATTCTGCGGTAAAGCGATCGAAGCGTTGAGCATGGAAGGCCGCATGACGCTGTGCAACATGGCGATTGAAATGGGGGCCAAAGCGGGCCTGGTGGCACCGGACGATACTACCTTTAATTACCTGCAAGGCCGCCAATTCGCGCCAACCGGGGCCAACTGGGAACAAGCGGTAGCCTACTGGCGCACGCTGAAATCCGATGCCGATGCCAAGTTCGATACCGTCGTCACCCTGCGCGCTGAAGATATCGCACCACAGGTCACCTGGGGCACCAACCCAGGCCAGGTTATCGCCGTTAATCAGGTGATTCCGGCTCCAGAATCCTTCAGCGATCCGGTTGAACGCGCCTCTGCCGAAAAAGCCTTGGCCTATATGGACCTGAAACCCGGTATCAAACTGACCGAGGTCGCGATCGATAAAGTCTTTATCGGCTCCTGCACCAACTCACGTATCGAAGATCTGCGTGCGGCGGCAGCGATCGCCAAAGGGCGTAAAGTCGCCAGCGGTGTACAAGCGATTGTGGTGCCAGGCTCTGGCCCGGTGAAAGCCCAGGCAGAAGCCGAAGGGTTGGACAAAATCTTTATCGAAGCGGGTTTTGAATGGCGCCTGCCGGGTTGTTCTATGTGCCTGGCGATGAACAATGATCGCTTGAACCCAGGCGAACGCTGCGCATCCACCAGCAACCGTAACTTCGAAGGGCGCCAGGGCCGTGGTGGGCGTACCCATCTGCTCAGCCCGGCAATGGCCGCCGCCGCCGCCGTCACTGGTCATTTCGCCGATATTCGTGAACTGCATTAA
- the sgrT gene encoding glucose uptake inhibitor SgrT encodes MKALLAKQFYQRYFTAIQCQKVDWLKVIPQQARLEMLAHLTQWDINTLSDKQYRERI; translated from the coding sequence ATGAAGGCTCTCTTGGCGAAACAGTTTTATCAGCGTTATTTTACGGCGATTCAATGCCAGAAGGTTGACTGGTTGAAGGTGATTCCGCAACAGGCGCGGTTGGAGATGCTGGCTCATTTGACCCAGTGGGATATCAATACGCTAAGCGACAAACAATACCGTGAGCGTATCTAA